A stretch of DNA from Dehalobacterium formicoaceticum:
AATATTAATCGAAAATCATATTTCCGGCGTACCTGTGGTGGATGATGACAACCACCTAATCGGAATCGTGACTGAAGGAGATTTACTGCACCAGGAAACTGCACCAAGATTACCAGGCGTGTTCTCACTGCTGGGCGGATTTATTTATTATAATGGACTAGATCGCTATCGGGATGATTTTAAAAAGCTTTCAGCGACCATTGCAGAAGAAATCATGACCAAAGATGTGCTGACCATTCGGGAAGATATGGATGTTGCTGACATCGCATCAATTTTTGTCAACAAAAATGTGAACCGGGTCCCTGTACTCAGAAATAAAAAACTTATAGGTATTGTCAGCCGGGCAGATATTTTAAAGACTTTCCTGCCCAGGGGAGAAAAGGAAGAGTGAACTAAATGCAGAAAGGTGTGTGAAGGAAGCTGTTCATCCGCACACCTTTTTATGTTTTTCTTATGATATGAGTACTGATTTCCTGAGCAATCTATTGACCCTTCAATAATTCCCCTTTTTCCTTACGAGACATTTGTTTAATCAAATATTCCCGGCGCATAGCTTCCTCCTTCGTCTCAAATTCCTCATGATATTTTAAAAGAACCGGACCCCGTCCCCTGGTGTACTTAGCCCCTTTTCCCTGATTATGCTCTTCTAATCTTTTTTCTAAATTTGTGGTCCAACCGGTATAATAGCTGCCGTCCCGACACTGTATCATATAGACATAATTCATTTTTATTTCTCCTGTTTTTTATAATTAGCTACTGCTTATGTCTATCCTTCTTTAACGGGAGCAAAAGCAGTGCATGCTGCTGCAACTCTGCTAATCCTACCACTCAAAAAACTGATAATCAAGTTCATATCAGCCTATTTCTATTTTCTATTATTGATCAAATTCCAAGACTCCCACTTCTATAAGTGTGAGTTCCTATTTTACTTCAGGTGGGGTAGATTCCCCATCTGAAGCCCCGATGTTCAGCTTTAGCTGAACGAGTTCACTGTCTGTTGATGTTAGGCATCCAGCGATTTCGTGCTCGATGTGCTATTAGTCCTTGTCATTATTATCTTTTAATAAATATTGAAACTTTCTCTTTGTTAGGTTAAAATTAGGTAAGAGTATCCAATTTTTTCGTCCTTCTTTATTACAAGCAAATACAATTTAAAATAAGCAAAAATCATGTTGAGGATGACATTTTTGCGATACTTATGGAAATTGTATCTATTTTATCAACATTTCAGATGCAATTTCTAAAAACCGAGAAAGGAGGGAGAAATATGCGTACTTCTAAAATCATTAAAAAAATGCAAGGGAAAGGAGTGGTAATCGTAAAGAAACACGGGTTAAGAACAGGATTGATTGCATCGTTGGTCGTGATCAATTTGCTTCTGACAGGTTTTCTGATCCCCAGCCCTATTTACGGTGATGAGGAAAGTGAACCCAACCAAGCGCCACAAGCAACTAATGATACATATGAGTATGAATCAGGCAGCAAACATCTGTACATAAAAGCACCCGGCGTATTGGAAAATGACACAGATTCTAATGGGGACGAACTTACCGTCAATACCACCCCGGTGAAGCAGCCCAAATACGGTACCGTGAAATTATATGCAGATGGCGGCTTTACCTATTATCGCGACGGAAGTGGCACCTGCTTTACTTGCCCGGACAGCTTTACCTATGAAGTGAGCGATGGCGAACTGACCGCAGAAGCAAAAGTAACTATTCTGGTAATCAACGATGATGACATGGCTCCGGTGGCAGGGGACGACTCTTTTGAAACAAAGATGAATGAAGCTTTGGTGATTGCCCCCGAAGACTACCAGGACAACGATTATGATGAAGATGGTGATGAGCTGACCTTTGCCTTGGTAAACCAACCGGCAAAAGGCACAGCCAGCATGGCTTCCGACGGTACTATCACTTACACCCCGAATACTGGCTTTGTCGGTAAAGACAAATTCGATTACTCCGTAAGCGACGGTCATTGCACTGTTGAGGCTACCATTACTATCACAGTCAAAGCTGCGGATCCCGGTGACAAGAATCTTCCCCCCGTGGCCAAAGATGACGAGTACACCACGGACAAGAATAAGCCCATTGACATCACCGACTACTTGGATAATGACAGTGATCCCGAAGGAGACGAACTCACATCCGAGCGTACCGGCGACCCGGAACACGGCACTGTTACAGACAATGAGGACGGAACCTTCACCTACACTCCGGATCAGGACTTTGTAGGCAGAGACTGCTTTACCTATCAGATTTCCGATGGTGAATTTACTTCTCAAGCTAACATCTGCATCACCATCAAAGATCCGGGCCAAGGTGACGAGAATCTTCCCCCCGTGGCCAATGATGACGAATACACCACGGACAAGAATAAGCCCATTGACATTACCAACTACCTGGATAATGACAGCGATCCCGAAGAAGACGAGCTTACAGTTGAGCGCACAAGCAACCCGGAACACGGCACTGTTACCGACAATGAAGACGGTTCCTACACCTACACTCCGGATCAGGACTTTGTAGGCAGAGACTGCTTTACCTATCGGATTTTCGATGGGGAATTTTATGATGAAGCTAACATCTGCATCACCATCAAAGACCCGAATAGCGATGATGACAATCCCCCCGTGGCCAAAGATGATCGCTACACGACGCGAAAAAACAGAACACTTACCGTTGACCTGCCTGGGATTTTAGTCAATGACAGTGATCCCGACGGAGATACCATTATAGTTGATGTTGATACCGTAAGCGACCCCGACCATGGCACCTTAACGCAAAATGAAGACGGGTCCTTTACCTACAAGCCGGACACCGGCTACACAGGAAAAGACACCTATACCTACCGGGTTTTTGACGGCAAATATTACAGTGAATTTGCCACAGTAACGATTACGATCAGATCCAGCAGCAGTGGCGGCGGCGGTTCCTCTAACAACAGGGATGATGATCCCCGAGATAACACGCCGACTCCGGAAGTTCCTGCTGAACCAGGTCCGCAGAATCCGCCGGTAGTTACCCCGGAACCGGAACCAGTGCCTCCTGTGCAACCCGCACCGGCACCGACACCTGCTCCGGCACCAACACCAACACCAACACCGACACCAGGCCCCACACCGGTAGCACAGGCTAAGCCTCCGGTTCATGAATTACCGAAAACTGGTGCCAATCCCCTGCCCTTGGCTGGACTGGGCACAATGTTAGTTGGACTGGGAATCTATCTCAAGAGATCGTAAAGAGATGAATCTTAAAAAGAAAAGACTTATATCAATTTTTGCTACTTTATGCATTTTAGGAGGGATACTGCTCATGCTGTATCCCTTCTTTACCTCTATTTACTCCCGAATCGGACAATGGTATTTGACGGAAGAAGATGTTCCCTTCCAAGATACAGAATACCCAGGCCTGATTGATTCCGGTCAGGAGCCTCCAGCCATTGAAGAAAAAGAGCCTACCCAGCTGGAAAAACAGATGATCATGAAACTGGAAATCCCAGCCATCAACCTGGCTGTGGGAGTGGTTCAGGGAACCAGGCCAAAAGATCTCCGCATCGGCCCAGGTTGGTATCAGGAATCAGCCTTGCCTGGGAAGGGAAACACGGCTATTGCCGGACATTTGAACATCTATGGATCTTGGTTTCGCAACCTTGACAAGCTGCAAGAGGGTGATGTGATCAACCTTACCTATCAAGGGAACACCTATGTTTATCAGACAGAAAAGGTATTCTCCATCGCCAGCGATGACTGGACAGTGATTCAGCCCCGCGGTTATAACGCTTTAACCTTAACAACCTGTGATAGCCAAGGTCGTGATCAGCTCAGACTGGCTGTGCAAGCCCGACTGATTGATTGATTGAACTCGAAAAAAAAACAAGGAAGAAATATTCTCCCTTGTTTTTTATATTTATCTGCTATCTTAAATCCTTGATCCCACGGTGCTGAACCTTAGTAGTTTTTGCACAGGATTTCGAAATGAGCCTGGGGATGGTCGCAAACGGGACAAACCTCCGGTGCCGCGTCTCCTTCATGAATATGACCGCAGTTGCGGCACTTCCAATAGACTTTACCGTCCTTTTTGAAGACTTTTCCTTCCTCCAGGTTGGCAAGAAGTTTCAGGTAACGTTCCTCATGCTTTTGCTCCACTCCTGCGACACCGTCAAACAATTGGGCCAATTCCTCAAAGCCTTCTTCCCGGGCGTCAGCAGCCATTCGTTTATACATTTCGGTCCATTCCCCGTTTTCACCGGCAGCTGCAGCCTTCAGGTTTTCTGCCGTGTTGCCGATTCCCTGGAGTTTTTTAAACCACAGCTTGGCATGTTCTTTTTCATTATCGGCCGTTTCCAGAAAATATCCGGCTATTTGCTCATAGCCTTCTTTTTTGGCAGTGGAAGCAAAATAGGTATACTTATTTCGAGCCATCGATTCCCCCGCAAAAGCTTCCCATAAATTCTTTTCAGTTTTTGTTCCTTTCAAATCCTTCATGATAAAACCCCCATGTCAATATTATTTATTCGTCCAAAGACCGTGGATGTTGCAATATTCCCTGACTTCAACCACCTGATCCAAATCTGTGCAGAACTCTGCTTCCGGTTTCTGACCAGGTTTCAACTCCGCCCGCAGCACCCGATCTTTTGTTAACACCTCAATAAATGCAATATAGTGTTTTTCTTCCATCGGATGTGCTACACTGCCCACTTTAACGAGAATCCCTCCATCAGGATGAGCTTCCACCACGGGCACATGTTTTTCATTGCCGGTATCTTCAGACTTCGCCTCCATTTTGGTCATGGAATCACCACAACAAACCAAGGGGGATCCGTCGGTAAAAACAACTTCAATCAGGTTGGCACAAGTAGTGCATTTATAAATCTCCCTTAAATTGGTCATCATATTCCCTCCTCAATTTTTCTGGTAATTGCCTCTAATTGATCAGCAGTAGGAACGTAATTTAATTTGGCCTGCTCCATGATCTGAAAACCGGCTCCTTGCAGCACCTCTTCCACTTGACCAACACTCTGACCTCCCCAGCCGTAAGAACCAAAGGCTAAGCCTATTCTATTCTTAGGTGCCAGCCCTTTCATATAGGTTAGGAAGGCTGCAACCGTGGGCATCATATTATTATTCAAGGTAGGCGAACCCACACATATATATTTAGCAGTGAGGACCTCCGGTATCACTTCGGAAATATGATCTACCTTCAGGTTCATGACCCTGGTTTTTACCCCTTTAGCTTCAAAGGCCCGATAGATAGCATAGGCCATCTTTTCTGTGGATCCCCACATACTATCGTATACAATGACCGCTTTATTCTCCGTCTCATTACCGGCCCATTTCTTGTATTCTTCTAAAATTGCCGGAATCTGAGAACGCCAAATGATCCCATGACTGGGTGCAATGATCTCAATATCTAAAGTGGCCACTGCTTCTAAAGCCTTTTGGACCTGGCTGCCGTAAGGGAAAACAATATTGGCATAATATTTACCAGCCTCTTCCAGCAGAATCCCCAATTTCATCTCGTCGTCAAAGCGTTCCGGAGAGGCAATATGCTGGCCAAAAGCATCGTTGGAAAAAAGAATTCGATCCTCTCCCAAATAAGTGACCATATTATCCGGCCAATGAACCATAGGGGTTTGCACAAAGGTCAAATTACGGCTGCCCAGATTCAGTGTATCTCCTGACTTAACCACCATGTAATCCCAATCCCCGCTATAATGAGCCTTTAGGCCTTTCTCTCCGCTGGCTGAGGTCACAAGCTTCGCCTTAGGGAGAAGAGCCATGGTCTTAGGCAAACCCCCCGAATGATCCATTTCCACATGGTTGGATACCACATAATCGATTTTCTGAGGATCAATCACCGAGGAAATCCGCTCCAGCATCTCATCAAATAAATAATGTTTTACGGTATCTACTAAGGTTATTTTTTCGTCAATAATCAAATAAGCATTGTAAGTAGATCCTCTGGGAGTAAGATAACCATGGAAATTGCGGATATCCCAGTCAATTCCCCCCACCCAATATATATTATCTTTCACCTTAACAGCTTTCATTCTACCACCTCAAAAAGTGTTTTTTCCTTTAACCGATTTATTCTTCCACCTCAAACTGATCTTTACCTACCCCGCAGACCGGACATACCCAATCATCAGGAATGTCTTCGAAGGCAGTTCCCGGGGCGACGCCGGAATCCGGATCCCCTTCTGCGGGATCATAAACATAACCACAAACAGAACATACATATTTTTTCATACCTTTACCCTCCTTGTTATCTGTTGTTTCCGTTTTACTCTTAGGTTCTTCATTCTTTTGAGCAGGTGCACCGGAAGGTGCTGATCCTCGCTTCACCTGATGATAATAAGCATAAGTCATCGGATCTTCCTGGCTTAACACTTCCGCATCTACAACTTTCCCGATAAAAATCGTATGGGTTTCTACTTCCAAGCTGTTTATTACTTCACATTCTATATAACCCACCGAATTTTCCAGGAGTATCGGAGCACCCGCAACACCTTTTTTGTATGAAATGGATTGATATTTATCAAACTCCCGACCGGACTTAAAGCCAAAATGTCCAATCAAATTTAAAGGAACTGTTTTTGGTAAAATCGAAACAGAAAAAACTTTGCTGGCTTTGATGAACTCATTGGTTAAATTATTCTTGTTGATGCTAATAGCCACTGTGGCTGGGTCAGAGGAAATTTGGAAAACAGTATTGGCGATTTGTCCGTTCATTGCTCCATCTTTGGTGGAACCAATAACGTATAACCCATAACTTAATTTATGAAAAATCTTTGTGTCCATGTTCACAAAATCTCCTTTCGTCTTTTATCATTTCATATACTATTATCTTCACCAATTTTCCATAAAATCCTGCATAGAATTGGCAAATTCCTTTAAATTTTTAATAATAATTATCATTAATATTGTTTATGTGGCCTTAGGTTTTTGAAATATTCTCCAATTTCATCAATATTAGAAAATTTATTAGGATAAATCAGATCTGGTCTGCGGATTAGGATTACCTGCATACCCAGGCGCTCAGCAGCCCTTAACTTATTATCAGTTCCCCCCTGAATACCGCTGTCCTTACAAATCAAAATCGCCGACTGGGTCTCCTGAAACATCAGAGTATTCATCTCTTCAGAAAAGGGACCCTTCATAGCGATAATATGATCCGGATTTAAGCCTAGATCTTCCAATTTTTTAATAGAATCTGATTGGGGAAGAACCCGCACCGTAAGGCGTTTTTTATCCGTGATCCGAGAAATCATCTGATCAATATTATTGATCCCGGTGGTGATAAATATTCTGCCCGGTAAATTTTCCGCAACGGCGCCTGCTTCTGCCAAATTTGCACAAAGAATTCTTTCTTTTCGTCCCTCTTCGATCGTCGAGCGTTCGAAACGAAGATAGTTCACCCCTAAATCCTGACAAACAGCAATAGCATTGCGGGAAAGATTCTCAGCATAGGGATGGGAGGCATCCACCACATAATCGATGGCCTGATCCAGAATAAATTTTTTTAGAGCCTCCCGATCCATCTTTCCATGAACTATTTTTCCGGGAAAGCGCTCCTGGGAGACCTCAAAACCATATGCCGTTGCCGTGCTGATGATCACATTCGAGGTTATCCGGTAAAGAGCACATGCAATATCCAGGGCATCACCGGTTCCTCCCAGGACTAATATCATATCCGATACCCTCTGGGTGTAATCATTACACCATTGGCAATATAGGTTCTGCTATTGCCGACAATGATGGTACAGAACATATCCACCACTTCCGGATCAAACTCCTTCAACGTGGTTAAGATGATCGATTGATCCTCCCGATAGGCATTGCGCACAATCCCAACCGGGGTATCCTCTGTGTGGTGTTTTTTGATCACATCCATGGCCAGTCCTAAATAGTCCGGCCGTGCCAGACTTCTCGGATTATAAATGGCCAAAGTGAAATCTCCTTCACAGGCCTTTTCCAATCGGGTAATAATCTTTTCCCAAGGAGTCATATAATCACTTAAGCTAATGGTGCAAAAATCTTCTACAATCGGTGCACCTAAAAGGGAAGAGCAAGACAAGGCCGCGGTGATGCCCGGAATCACTTCCCAGGCAATATCCTCCCGTGCCGGATGATCCTTAAGCAATTCCAAAATAAGTCCTGCCATCCCATAGGCACCGCCGTCTCCACTGCACACCACACCTACCGTATTGCCGGCAGCCGCCTTTTCCACAGCAATTTTTCCTCTTTCAATCTCTTGCCCCATGCCTTTTTTGATAATTTCTTTGCCTGCGGATAGTTCTTGCACTTGTTCGATATATACGGTATATCCTACCAAAACCTGACAGTCTTCAATGGCTTGAAAAGCCCTCGGTGTCATGTTGCCCGGATCTCCCGGTCCTAAACCAACAACAAAAATTTTCCCCTTCATGATGACCTCCACAAATAATTTAATTTCCGGTCCTGATATCTTCATATATGCATAAGGTAATCCCGTTAAATGAGGTTTTTGGAGCAACAGCCCTGCCCTGATGAGAAACAAGATAGGCGGCAGGTTCGCAAACACAACCTACGCCGATAGTCTTTTTGACAAAGTCAGAACTGGAGAACTGCTCCTGGATGGGTGCAATGTCCCCTCGGTCCACAATAACCAAAGGAAGACCCTTTTTTGCCGTCCAGGCACAAATCGCCGGCTCATCTTTTTTCACATCCACAGTTGCCACAGCCTTTACCCCGGCTAATGTTATGTTCTTCTGCTCCATAAAGGTATCAATGGCCTCTCTTAGTTTTTCTTCCTCAATATTCTTCCGGCAGCCAATCCCTAATACCAAGCTGCGGGGAATTAGTTTTGCCGCAGGGATATCATCCCGGAGAAAGTCTAATGCTTTTTTGCAGCCCACATAGATTAAAGCATCGGGTTTCATTGCTTCCAGCTGAGGGATCCCCACCTGCACAATACCCGGGGCTTCAATATCATAAGGACTTTCGTTAATCATCACAACCTTTTTTCCATTGACCAAAGCGGCTGTGACCTTCTTTACCTGCTCCATATCTTCCATATGTAAATGATGTTTTTTGGCGATCATATCCACCGAGATCAGGCCTAAATTATCAGAAGCCGTCGTGATCACACTCTGCCCCCCGTAATGGAGGCAATCGTCTGGGCTAACTCATTGGCACCGCCCAGATGACCCGATAAGAGGCTGATGGCAAAATGCCCCTGCTCATCCACCACCACCACCGCCGGATCTGTTACTTTCGATGCCACATAGGGGGCTATGCTGCGCACGGCTATCCCACAGGACATGACCATAATAATTTCCCGATACTCTTGAAAAATATGCTGCATAAATGTTTTTAAAGATCCCTGAATAGGCCGAAAAAGATCCCCGGTGCAATATTTAGTCAGGGTAAATAGCTCTCCCCCGATAGACCGTTGGATCTTTAAAGCCGTTACCTTCCCCCCCAGTGTTACAGCAAGAATGGCTCTGCTCACTCTTTTCCGCTCCGATACATATGGGAAAAGGAAGAATCATAAAGTTTGGATAATTCATATTGAGATCCCATAAAATCCCCTACCAAAATCTGGGCATGCCGATTGATTTTTTCATCTCCAACTTTTTCTGCAATATCTTTTAAGGTTCCTCTGATAATTTTTTCTTCCGGCCAGGTAGCCTTATAGACCACGGCCACAGGGGTATTTTCGTTGTAACCCTCTAGCAATTCTTCTACCACCTGAGATATAGATTGAACGGACAGGAAAATAGCCATAGAGGCCCGATGTTTGGCCAGTTCGGAAATCTTGCCTCCTTCAGAAGTACCGGTACGGCCTTCTTTTCTGGTAATGATAATGGTTTGGGAAACACCGGGCAGGGTGAATTCTGCCTTCACCCGGGAAGCGGCCGCAACAAAAGAGCTTACTCCGGGAATAATTTCAAAATCAATGCCCCGCTTGTCCAGCTCATCCATCTGTTCCCGAATCGCCCCATAAATAGAAGGATCACCCGTATGGAGGCGTACCACCATTTTCCCCTGATCGATGCCTTCCTGGATAGCATCGATCACCTCCGGCAGACTCATAGAGGCACTGTTATAGATGGTAACCCCTTCTTTGCAATAATCAAGAATATTTCCGCTTACTAAAGAACCGGTATAAATGACCACATCCGCCTTTTGCAGCAGCTTCATGCCCTTGACTGTGATCAGCTCAATATCTCCCGGTCCTGCTCCGATAAAATAAACCATGTTATGACTCCTTCCTGCTCAGTATGATCGACAAATATTGTTTATCTCTAGCTAAACCTGACTCAATATCATAATCCACCGTACTATCTTTAAAGCTGGATCTTTGCACCAGGACACTGCTCTCTGTCATCTGAAATTCCTTTAATATGTCCCGTACCTTATCTTTTGGTTATATACTTTCATAAAGACAGCACTTTTCGTTGCCTCTAAGGCTTTTTCCATCAAATCCTTGGAGGAAGTTGCCGGTATGATGGAGAGAATTTCATCCCCTTCCACCAAGGAGCGATTAGTTTGCGCTGCCGCAGCACTGAAGGAGGTAATCCCGGGGACGGTTTCCACCTGAACATCCCTTGATAAATGCTTTAGGATATAATGATATGTACTGTAGGTCGAAGGATCACCTAAGGTAATAAAAGCAGTATTCAGGCCCGCCAGCACGTTCCTTTCCACCACTTCAGCAGCCATTTTCCCTGCTTGGTCGATAATCTTCTTGTCGGTGACCATGGGAAATTCCATGCTGATCAGTTTTGCTGCACTATTGATATGATCGGCAGCAATCTCATAGGCAATGTTCTCTTTGCCGCTGCGGGATTCCGGTAAAATCAATACATCAATTTCTTTCAAGATCTTGGCAGCTTTAATGGTAAGAAGCTCCGGATCCCCCGGTCCCACCCCGATGCCGTAAAATTTTGCCACTTATTTTTTTCCTCCTTATGCGGGCTGATTCTTTCAGAACACCTGCCCATTATTTAGCTGAACGAGTTCACTTGACTGCGTTGATAATATAAATGGGGTTTAAGGCTTTCATCATCCAACCGGAATGCTTCTCACCCCGGGCAATATTGACACAGATACATTCAATCTGCTGAAAATGAT
This window harbors:
- a CDS encoding CBS domain-containing protein is translated as MQAKDIMSKNVVTIKKDTKIEDIATILIENHISGVPVVDDDNHLIGIVTEGDLLHQETAPRLPGVFSLLGGFIYYNGLDRYRDDFKKLSATIAEEIMTKDVLTIREDMDVADIASIFVNKNVNRVPVLRNKKLIGIVSRADILKTFLPRGEKEE
- a CDS encoding GIY-YIG nuclease family protein, whose product is MNYVYMIQCRDGSYYTGWTTNLEKRLEEHNQGKGAKYTRGRGPVLLKYHEEFETKEEAMRREYLIKQMSRKEKGELLKGQ
- a CDS encoding Ig-like domain-containing protein produces the protein MRTSKIIKKMQGKGVVIVKKHGLRTGLIASLVVINLLLTGFLIPSPIYGDEESEPNQAPQATNDTYEYESGSKHLYIKAPGVLENDTDSNGDELTVNTTPVKQPKYGTVKLYADGGFTYYRDGSGTCFTCPDSFTYEVSDGELTAEAKVTILVINDDDMAPVAGDDSFETKMNEALVIAPEDYQDNDYDEDGDELTFALVNQPAKGTASMASDGTITYTPNTGFVGKDKFDYSVSDGHCTVEATITITVKAADPGDKNLPPVAKDDEYTTDKNKPIDITDYLDNDSDPEGDELTSERTGDPEHGTVTDNEDGTFTYTPDQDFVGRDCFTYQISDGEFTSQANICITIKDPGQGDENLPPVANDDEYTTDKNKPIDITNYLDNDSDPEEDELTVERTSNPEHGTVTDNEDGSYTYTPDQDFVGRDCFTYRIFDGEFYDEANICITIKDPNSDDDNPPVAKDDRYTTRKNRTLTVDLPGILVNDSDPDGDTIIVDVDTVSDPDHGTLTQNEDGSFTYKPDTGYTGKDTYTYRVFDGKYYSEFATVTITIRSSSSGGGGSSNNRDDDPRDNTPTPEVPAEPGPQNPPVVTPEPEPVPPVQPAPAPTPAPAPTPTPTPTPGPTPVAQAKPPVHELPKTGANPLPLAGLGTMLVGLGIYLKRS
- a CDS encoding sortase; the encoded protein is MLYPFFTSIYSRIGQWYLTEEDVPFQDTEYPGLIDSGQEPPAIEEKEPTQLEKQMIMKLEIPAINLAVGVVQGTRPKDLRIGPGWYQESALPGKGNTAIAGHLNIYGSWFRNLDKLQEGDVINLTYQGNTYVYQTEKVFSIASDDWTVIQPRGYNALTLTTCDSQGRDQLRLAVQARLID
- the rbr gene encoding rubrerythrin translates to MKDLKGTKTEKNLWEAFAGESMARNKYTYFASTAKKEGYEQIAGYFLETADNEKEHAKLWFKKLQGIGNTAENLKAAAAGENGEWTEMYKRMAADAREEGFEELAQLFDGVAGVEQKHEERYLKLLANLEEGKVFKKDGKVYWKCRNCGHIHEGDAAPEVCPVCDHPQAHFEILCKNY
- a CDS encoding desulfoferrodoxin, whose amino-acid sequence is MTNLREIYKCTTCANLIEVVFTDGSPLVCCGDSMTKMEAKSEDTGNEKHVPVVEAHPDGGILVKVGSVAHPMEEKHYIAFIEVLTKDRVLRAELKPGQKPEAEFCTDLDQVVEVREYCNIHGLWTNK
- a CDS encoding FprA family A-type flavoprotein; the protein is MKAVKVKDNIYWVGGIDWDIRNFHGYLTPRGSTYNAYLIIDEKITLVDTVKHYLFDEMLERISSVIDPQKIDYVVSNHVEMDHSGGLPKTMALLPKAKLVTSASGEKGLKAHYSGDWDYMVVKSGDTLNLGSRNLTFVQTPMVHWPDNMVTYLGEDRILFSNDAFGQHIASPERFDDEMKLGILLEEAGKYYANIVFPYGSQVQKALEAVATLDIEIIAPSHGIIWRSQIPAILEEYKKWAGNETENKAVIVYDSMWGSTEKMAYAIYRAFEAKGVKTRVMNLKVDHISEVIPEVLTAKYICVGSPTLNNNMMPTVAAFLTYMKGLAPKNRIGLAFGSYGWGGQSVGQVEEVLQGAGFQIMEQAKLNYVPTADQLEAITRKIEEGI
- the rd gene encoding rubredoxin, whose translation is MDTKIFHKLSYGLYVIGSTKDGAMNGQIANTVFQISSDPATVAISINKNNLTNEFIKASKVFSVSILPKTVPLNLIGHFGFKSGREFDKYQSISYKKGVAGAPILLENSVGYIECEVINSLEVETHTIFIGKVVDAEVLSQEDPMTYAYYHQVKRGSAPSGAPAQKNEEPKSKTETTDNKEGKGMKKYVCSVCGYVYDPAEGDPDSGVAPGTAFEDIPDDWVCPVCGVGKDQFEVEE
- the cobK gene encoding precorrin-6A reductase, encoding MILVLGGTGDALDIACALYRITSNVIISTATAYGFEVSQERFPGKIVHGKMDREALKKFILDQAIDYVVDASHPYAENLSRNAIAVCQDLGVNYLRFERSTIEEGRKERILCANLAEAGAVAENLPGRIFITTGINNIDQMISRITDKKRLTVRVLPQSDSIKKLEDLGLNPDHIIAMKGPFSEEMNTLMFQETQSAILICKDSGIQGGTDNKLRAAERLGMQVILIRRPDLIYPNKFSNIDEIGEYFKNLRPHKQY
- the cobJ gene encoding precorrin-3B C(17)-methyltransferase; the encoded protein is MKGKIFVVGLGPGDPGNMTPRAFQAIEDCQVLVGYTVYIEQVQELSAGKEIIKKGMGQEIERGKIAVEKAAAGNTVGVVCSGDGGAYGMAGLILELLKDHPAREDIAWEVIPGITAALSCSSLLGAPIVEDFCTISLSDYMTPWEKIITRLEKACEGDFTLAIYNPRSLARPDYLGLAMDVIKKHHTEDTPVGIVRNAYREDQSIILTTLKEFDPEVVDMFCTIIVGNSRTYIANGVMITPRGYRI
- a CDS encoding cobalamin biosynthesis protein; this encodes MITTASDNLGLISVDMIAKKHHLHMEDMEQVKKVTAALVNGKKVVMINESPYDIEAPGIVQVGIPQLEAMKPDALIYVGCKKALDFLRDDIPAAKLIPRSLVLGIGCRKNIEEEKLREAIDTFMEQKNITLAGVKAVATVDVKKDEPAICAWTAKKGLPLVIVDRGDIAPIQEQFSSSDFVKKTIGVGCVCEPAAYLVSHQGRAVAPKTSFNGITLCIYEDIRTGN
- the cobM gene encoding precorrin-4 C(11)-methyltransferase, which gives rise to MVYFIGAGPGDIELITVKGMKLLQKADVVIYTGSLVSGNILDYCKEGVTIYNSASMSLPEVIDAIQEGIDQGKMVVRLHTGDPSIYGAIREQMDELDKRGIDFEIIPGVSSFVAAASRVKAEFTLPGVSQTIIITRKEGRTGTSEGGKISELAKHRASMAIFLSVQSISQVVEELLEGYNENTPVAVVYKATWPEEKIIRGTLKDIAEKVGDEKINRHAQILVGDFMGSQYELSKLYDSSFSHMYRSGKE
- the cobI gene encoding precorrin-2 C(20)-methyltransferase → MAKFYGIGVGPGDPELLTIKAAKILKEIDVLILPESRSGKENIAYEIAADHINSAAKLISMEFPMVTDKKIIDQAGKMAAEVVERNVLAGLNTAFITLGDPSTYSTYHYILKHLSRDVQVETVPGITSFSAAAAQTNRSLVEGDEILSIIPATSSKDLMEKALEATKSAVFMKVYNQKIRYGTY